From the Lathyrus oleraceus cultivar Zhongwan6 chromosome 4, CAAS_Psat_ZW6_1.0, whole genome shotgun sequence genome, one window contains:
- the LOC127136485 gene encoding uncharacterized protein LOC127136485 — translation MVIVGERVEEGLKSGKIQGGSSSQPILKKPFNGFKRKEGETSAISSQRRVPPRAPAPLPYYQYPYVAAAQYPTMPYRPIAHVPIPAPVPHYQVPVPQYQAPQPQFQTPPPQHQQRNQQNNQPRPVQQQRPNQQRPYQQYNNVNTTPIPMTYTQLLPYLIQNGTVVPRALPPMLKPHKPWYDENARCAFHANSEGHTTENCKVFKLRVQELIDQKILSFADVPNVGNNPLPKHDSSGVNAIESSTDDGLIKDVFKLKTLLTVVHARLMEAELMNGVHDNCVVCSSNPDQYGEFKICLQRLMDQRVIQFTREKIDEDVAVIVPIFDQERLPKPFVVPYRRNVDLEPMKKIEPMVIHVPAPFSFDSTKAVPWNYEPVVYVGNKPVILKEPDVTNIAGASGVTRSGRVFAPEVIPNKESVPTVEPTKGKEVNPPEVGEGSSKKAVTTEEDREFLKIIKKSD, via the coding sequence ATGGTGATCGTGGGAGAAAGAGTAGAAGAAGGACTGAAGAGTGGTAAAATCCAGGGAGGTTCCAGCAGTCAACCAATcttgaagaagcctttcaacggATTCAAGAGGAAGGAGGGTGAGACTAGTGCCATTTCTTCTCAGAGGAGGGTACCACCCAGGGCTCCTGCTCCTCTGCCTTATTATCAGTACCCTTACGTAGCAGCTGCTCAATATCCAACCATGCCTTATCGTCCAATTGCTCATGTTCCTATTCCAGCTCCGGTACCTCATTATCAAGTTCCAGTTCCTCAATATCAAGCTCCACAACCTCAGTTCCAGACTCCTCCACCTCAAcatcaacagagaaatcaacagAATAATCAACCACGTCCAGTTCAGCAGCAACGACCAAATCAACAGAGGCCATATCAACAGTACAATAATGTGAATACCACTCCTATCCCAATGACTTACACTCAATTGCTACCGTATCTGATTCAGAATGGGACTGTCGTGCCAAGGGCATTACCTCCAATGCTGAAGCCGCATAAGCCTTggtatgatgagaatgctagatGTGCCTTTCATGCTAATTCAGAGGGTCATACAACAGAGAATTGCAAAGTGTTCAAGCTCCGGGTCCAAGAGTTGATAGATCAGAAAATATTGTCTTTTGCTGATGTTCCAAATGTGGGGAACAATCCTTTGCCTAAACATGATAGTTCAGGTGTCAATGCTATAGAAAGTTCAACTGATGATGGATTGATAAAGGATGTGTTCAAGTTGAAGACTCTTTTAACAGTGGTCCATGCTAGATTGATGGAAGCGGAATTGATGAATGGAGTACATGATAATTGTGTGGTGTGTTCATCCAACCCTGATCAGTATGGTGAATTCAAAATTTGTCTTCAACGTTTGATGGATCAACGGGTTATTCAGTTCACTAGAGAAAAGATTGATGAGGATGTTGCTGTGATTGTGCCTATATTTGATCAAGAGAGGCTTCCCAAGCCTTTTGTGGTCCCTTATCGGAGAAATGTTGACCTAGAGCCAATGAAGAAGATTGAGCCCATGGTCATCCATGTTCCCGCTCCATTCTCATTTGACAGTACCAAAGCAGTGCCTTGGAACTATGAGCCTGTAGTTTATGTGGGTAACAAACCAGTAATCTTGAAAGAGCCAGACGTGACTAACATCGCTGGAGCTAGTGGTGTGACTCGAAGTGGAAGGGTTTTCGCTCCTGAAGTGATCCCAAACAAAGAAAGTGTACCAACAGTTGAACCAACGAAAGGGAAAGAGGTGAATCCTCCAGAAGTAGGAGAAGGCTCATCTAAGAAAGCAGTGACTACTGAAGAGGATAGAGAATTCTTGaagatcatcaagaagagtgattaa